Proteins from one Fragaria vesca subsp. vesca linkage group LG6, FraVesHawaii_1.0, whole genome shotgun sequence genomic window:
- the LOC101301999 gene encoding expansin-A23-like has translation MVISFLASNLLSPNSLNAAWEDGSATFYGDMTGAETMQGACGYGDLFQQGYGLETAALSTALFNNGQTCGACFQIMCVNDPQWCIPHAGTIRITATNFCPPNYDPHFYPWCNPPRKHFDLSMPMFAKIAITKAGIIPVKFRRVHCAKRGGIRFELKGNPYWITATMLNVGGAGDVTALRIKGSKSDWVQMSRNWGQLWQTAANLVGQSLSFQVTTSDGKTVQLDNVATGNWQFGQTYEGKGNF, from the exons ATGGTCATTTCTTTCCTC GCTTCAAATCTTCTGTCACCAAATTCTCT TAATGCTGCTTGGGAGGATGGGAGCGCAACGTTTTACGGTGACATGACCGGAGCCGAAACCATGC AGGGGGCTTGTGGTTATGGTGATCTCTTCCAACAAGGCTATGGCCTCGAGACAGCAGCTCTAAGCACAGCACTGTTCAACAATGGACAAACTTGCGGTGCTTGTTTTCAGATCATGTGTGTCAATGATCCACAATGGTGCATACCTCATGCTGGTACCATCAGAATTACAGCAACAAATTTCTGTCCTCCAAATTACGATCCACATTTTTATCCCTGGTGCAACCCCCCAAGAAAACACTTCGACTTGTCCATGCCTATGTTTGCGAAAATCGCTATCACCAAAGCTGGGATAATTCCTGTAAAGTTTCGTAGAGTCCATTGTGCTAAAAGAGGAGGGATTAGGTTTGAGCTAAAAGGAAACCCTTACTGGATTACTGCAACTATGTTGAATGTTGGTGGTGCTGGTGATGTTACAGCGCTGCGAATCAAAGGGTCTAAATCCGATTGGGTTCAAATGTCACGCAACTGGGGACAACTATGGCAGACTGCAGCGAACTTAGTCGGACAAAGCTTATCATTCCAAGTTACTACTAGTGATGGGAAGACGGTTCAGCTTGATAATGTTGCAACAGGAAATTGGCAATTTGGGCAAACCTATGAAGGCAAAGGAAACTTTTAG